Proteins encoded in a region of the Streptomyces akebiae genome:
- a CDS encoding extracellular solute-binding protein, with the protein MTRRFKVLALLAALLLVCAGGMVAVWSERDDEPVTILGPWTDKQGEQFEDVLRSFGIPFEYQGTAAQREVLLSKVQSGEPPDIAIMPGVGELAEYADQGLLKSLNGLYAAEEYGAPWKPVSTPREDAYWVPVKADLKSIVWYREGERPANSPASLQSWCIGMGDDGASGWPGSDWIEDLVLQREGPEVYGKWALGDATVPWTGAPVRGAWEAWAGLLRQDEAAAGRALLTDHRGAPGEHGLLFDGQDGCALEHQGSFARSFYGDKGRRAGLMDSAPLLPGGGYRVRGHEVTGDFAALFSDRPRAGDLIERLASREGQRKWAEAADVFSANRRVRPEGGPVEEEIAERLTGSGPRCLDASDVMPPAVRDAFYEAVLLTIARAAAGEDLDVPGLLTDVQNVAETQPDRRAPLRTVCST; encoded by the coding sequence GTGACCCGGCGGTTCAAGGTGCTGGCTCTGCTCGCGGCGCTGCTGCTGGTCTGCGCCGGCGGCATGGTGGCGGTCTGGTCGGAGCGGGACGACGAACCGGTGACCATTCTCGGGCCGTGGACCGACAAGCAGGGCGAGCAGTTCGAGGACGTGCTGCGGAGCTTCGGCATCCCCTTCGAGTACCAGGGCACCGCGGCCCAGCGCGAGGTGCTGCTGTCCAAGGTGCAGTCGGGGGAACCCCCGGACATCGCGATCATGCCGGGTGTCGGTGAACTCGCCGAGTACGCCGACCAGGGCCTCCTGAAGTCGCTGAACGGTCTCTACGCCGCGGAGGAGTACGGTGCCCCCTGGAAGCCGGTGAGCACACCCCGGGAGGACGCGTACTGGGTGCCGGTCAAGGCGGACCTGAAGAGCATCGTCTGGTACCGCGAGGGGGAGCGCCCCGCGAACTCGCCCGCCTCGCTGCAGAGTTGGTGCATCGGCATGGGCGACGACGGAGCGTCCGGCTGGCCCGGCAGCGACTGGATCGAGGACCTCGTGCTGCAACGGGAGGGCCCGGAGGTCTACGGCAAGTGGGCACTGGGCGACGCCACGGTGCCCTGGACGGGGGCTCCGGTGCGCGGGGCGTGGGAGGCGTGGGCCGGTCTGCTCCGGCAGGACGAGGCGGCTGCCGGGCGCGCCCTGCTCACCGATCACCGCGGTGCCCCCGGCGAGCACGGGCTGCTCTTCGACGGTCAGGACGGGTGCGCGCTGGAGCACCAGGGTTCCTTCGCCCGCTCCTTCTACGGGGACAAGGGGCGGCGGGCGGGTCTGATGGACTCCGCTCCCCTGCTGCCCGGCGGCGGCTACCGGGTCCGGGGCCACGAGGTGACCGGTGACTTCGCCGCGCTGTTCAGCGACCGTCCCCGGGCCGGTGACCTGATCGAACGGCTGGCCTCGCGGGAGGGTCAGCGGAAGTGGGCCGAGGCCGCGGACGTCTTCTCGGCGAACCGGCGGGTGCGACCTGAAGGCGGCCCCGTCGAAGAGGAGATCGCCGAACGCCTCACCGGCTCCGGCCCCCGCTGCCTCGACGCCTCCGACGTCATGCCCCCCGCCGTCCGCGACGCCTTCTACGAGGCCGTCCTCCTGACGATCGCCCGCGCCGCCGCCGGGGAGGACCTCGACGTGCCGGGACTGCTGACCGACGTGCAGAACGTGGCGGAGACGCAGCCCGACCGGCGGGCGCCGTTGAGGACGGTGTGCAGTACGTAG
- a CDS encoding ABC transporter permease: MTTVVAYEGDSAWGAPELVSGHWLDGPGQAVVTARFLTAAGIGVGDTVTLDEKGRRATVRIVGEAFFTQDGGMTLLTSTATLAELGLGDEALPGRFHVRTASGTDPGQYLDTLNRALDGAGVAALAHADSGNSSSVIVAMDALIGMLTLMLVVVAGLGVLHTVVLDTRERVRDLAVLKALGMTPRQTVAMVVTSVAGVGLLVGLVAVPAGMALHGMVTPFMGDAVGMTLPETVLAAYDGPVLAPLSLGGLVIAVAGALLPAGWAAGTGTARALRTE; this comes from the coding sequence GTGACGACCGTGGTGGCGTACGAGGGCGACTCGGCGTGGGGCGCGCCCGAGCTGGTCTCGGGGCACTGGCTCGACGGGCCCGGACAGGCGGTGGTGACCGCGCGGTTCCTGACGGCCGCCGGGATCGGGGTCGGGGACACGGTGACCCTCGACGAGAAGGGCCGACGAGCCACCGTACGGATCGTCGGCGAGGCCTTCTTCACCCAGGACGGGGGCATGACCCTCCTCACCTCCACTGCCACCCTCGCCGAACTCGGGCTCGGGGACGAGGCGTTGCCCGGCCGGTTCCACGTGCGGACCGCGTCGGGCACCGATCCGGGGCAGTACCTGGACACGCTGAACCGCGCGCTCGACGGCGCGGGTGTCGCCGCCCTCGCCCACGCCGACAGCGGCAACTCCTCCAGCGTGATCGTGGCCATGGACGCGCTGATCGGGATGCTCACGCTCATGCTGGTCGTGGTCGCCGGGCTCGGTGTCCTCCACACGGTCGTCCTCGACACCCGCGAACGGGTCCGCGACCTCGCGGTCCTGAAGGCCCTCGGTATGACACCCCGTCAGACCGTCGCCATGGTCGTCACCTCCGTCGCCGGGGTCGGCCTGCTCGTCGGGCTGGTCGCGGTCCCGGCCGGGATGGCCCTGCACGGCATGGTCACGCCGTTCATGGGAGACGCCGTCGGCATGACCCTGCCGGAGACCGTCCTCGCCGCGTACGACGGGCCCGTGCTCGCCCCCCTCTCGCTGGGCGGGCTGGTCATCGCGGTGGCGGGCGCGCTGCTGCCGGCGGGGTGGGCGGCGGGGACGGGTACGGCCAGGGCGCTGCGCACGGAGTAG
- a CDS encoding helix-turn-helix domain-containing protein, translated as MPSPDPPTIALAVTDGMLHFELSLAYEVFGSDLSHLVDPWYEFALCGPGPVSVGRFRLEPDHGLDRLPHADTVIVPGWADLDVAPPADLVDAVRAAHEAGARIASLCTGAFVLAAAGLLDGRRATTHWAHTDVLATRYPEVEVDPDVLYVDNGSVLTSAGKAAAMDLCLHLVRLDHGSAAANAVARRLVVPPHRSGGQAQFVPAPVPTRSDHPLTDLLPWALARLDRTLTVEDLARHASMSSRTLTRHFRAATGTTPLQWLLTQRIGRAQELLETTADSIDAIATTTGMGTAATLRRHFNRTLGVPPDAYRRTFHAAQPDTR; from the coding sequence ATGCCCTCACCGGACCCGCCCACCATCGCGCTGGCCGTCACCGACGGCATGCTCCATTTCGAACTGTCCCTGGCCTACGAGGTGTTCGGCTCCGACCTCTCGCACCTGGTGGACCCCTGGTACGAGTTCGCCCTCTGCGGCCCGGGCCCCGTCTCCGTGGGACGCTTCCGCCTGGAGCCGGACCACGGCCTGGACCGGCTACCGCACGCCGACACGGTGATCGTCCCCGGCTGGGCCGATCTGGACGTGGCCCCGCCCGCCGACCTGGTCGACGCGGTCCGCGCGGCGCACGAGGCGGGCGCGCGGATCGCCTCGCTGTGCACCGGCGCGTTCGTGCTGGCCGCCGCGGGCCTGTTGGACGGCCGCCGGGCGACCACGCACTGGGCACACACGGACGTCCTGGCCACCCGATACCCGGAGGTGGAGGTCGACCCGGACGTCCTCTACGTCGACAACGGCAGCGTCCTCACCTCGGCGGGCAAGGCCGCCGCGATGGACCTCTGTCTGCATCTGGTCCGCCTCGACCACGGCTCGGCGGCCGCCAACGCGGTGGCCCGCCGGCTGGTCGTCCCCCCACACCGTTCGGGCGGCCAGGCCCAGTTCGTCCCCGCCCCGGTCCCCACGCGGAGCGACCATCCGCTGACCGACCTGCTCCCCTGGGCCCTGGCACGCCTCGACCGGACCCTGACCGTCGAGGACCTCGCCCGCCACGCGAGCATGAGTTCCCGCACTCTGACCCGGCACTTCCGCGCGGCCACCGGCACCACCCCCCTCCAGTGGCTCCTCACCCAGCGCATCGGCCGCGCCCAGGAACTGCTGGAGACCACCGCCGACAGCATCGACGCCATCGCCACCACCACGGGCATGGGGACCGCCGCCACCCTCCGCCGCCACTTCAACCGCACCCTCGGCGTCCCCCCGGACGCCTACCGCCGCACCTTCCACGCCGCCCAGCCCGACACCCGCTGA
- a CDS encoding vWA domain-containing protein, with translation MSGRVSGHMSRGGSGQTGGGRGGGRMERRTGGQERRAGGPGEGRASGRTHGGAEAREGGRTGGHARSARPPEIQVRVDLDGDVRPHRSAKIEAHLRVDVTAGGAPAELPAIELAVIIAVDVAEPLRGVVRHALQAALRSLPDGISFTVLGAGPEPVPCHPRGDAEWAVADQREKRRAAFAAGAIPLHRDGPRPAGYAVWAARARALLAARPLSVRHLLLITDGSSGPGETRLDEELDACAGHFTCDVLAVGADWAPDPLLALAERLHGTAEFVDDGLGQAITGAVRRLRRVHAPQLPIEVTVRPTVRQVALNEKAPRPHRLGGLPQPGRPHRWSFPTYQWEQGGRDYLLTLVADADGDPLETWLQFAMVSVGDVHAPVTARWHRPEQPPPEVAARGDSVRDQKSTTVMRDALRRGLVALKDRRRDAAEGHLGRAARLAARFGTDWVLDEIGAVADIEDASAGRVRLRPAAAVDASTLGPMILRAGSWPVPLPDTAAPQPGARCTRCAAPAGGEARYCIACGEKLL, from the coding sequence ATGAGCGGACGCGTGAGCGGGCACATGAGCCGGGGCGGGAGCGGGCAGACGGGCGGCGGGCGTGGGGGCGGGCGTATGGAGCGTCGTACGGGTGGTCAGGAGCGTCGTGCGGGTGGGCCGGGGGAAGGGCGCGCGAGCGGGCGTACGCACGGTGGGGCGGAGGCGCGTGAGGGCGGACGCACGGGCGGCCACGCGCGGTCGGCGCGGCCGCCCGAGATCCAGGTGCGGGTCGACCTCGACGGCGATGTGCGGCCGCACCGCAGCGCGAAGATCGAGGCGCATCTGCGCGTGGACGTGACCGCCGGGGGCGCGCCCGCCGAGCTGCCCGCGATCGAGCTCGCCGTAATCATCGCGGTCGATGTCGCCGAACCTCTCCGCGGGGTCGTCCGCCACGCCCTGCAGGCCGCGCTGCGCAGCCTGCCCGACGGCATCTCGTTCACCGTGCTCGGCGCCGGCCCCGAGCCGGTCCCGTGCCATCCGCGGGGTGACGCCGAGTGGGCCGTCGCCGACCAGCGAGAGAAGCGCCGGGCCGCCTTCGCCGCGGGCGCGATACCGCTGCACCGGGACGGCCCGCGCCCCGCCGGGTACGCCGTCTGGGCGGCCAGGGCACGCGCCCTGCTCGCGGCCCGCCCACTGTCCGTACGCCATCTGCTGCTGATCACCGACGGCAGCAGCGGACCGGGCGAGACCCGGCTGGACGAGGAACTGGACGCCTGCGCCGGGCACTTCACCTGCGATGTGCTCGCCGTGGGCGCGGACTGGGCGCCCGACCCCCTGCTCGCGCTCGCCGAACGGCTGCACGGTACGGCCGAGTTCGTGGACGATGGGCTCGGCCAGGCGATCACCGGCGCCGTCCGGCGGTTGCGCCGGGTGCACGCCCCGCAGTTGCCGATCGAGGTGACCGTACGGCCCACGGTGCGGCAGGTCGCCCTGAACGAGAAGGCGCCCCGGCCGCATCGTCTCGGCGGACTTCCCCAGCCCGGTCGGCCCCACCGCTGGAGCTTTCCGACGTACCAGTGGGAGCAGGGCGGGCGCGACTATCTGCTCACGCTCGTCGCCGACGCCGACGGTGATCCGTTGGAGACGTGGCTGCAGTTCGCCATGGTCTCCGTCGGGGACGTCCACGCGCCCGTCACCGCGCGCTGGCACCGGCCCGAGCAGCCGCCGCCCGAGGTCGCGGCCAGGGGTGACAGTGTGCGCGACCAGAAGTCGACCACCGTGATGCGGGACGCGCTGCGCCGGGGGCTCGTCGCGCTCAAGGACCGGCGCCGGGACGCCGCCGAGGGGCACCTCGGGCGGGCGGCGCGGCTGGCGGCCCGGTTCGGCACGGACTGGGTGCTGGACGAGATCGGCGCGGTCGCCGACATCGAGGACGCGTCGGCGGGGCGGGTCCGGCTGCGACCGGCCGCCGCCGTCGACGCGTCCACGCTCGGCCCGATGATCCTGCGTGCCGGATCCTGGCCCGTGCCCCTGCCCGACACGGCCGCTCCGCAGCCGGGCGCACGCTGCACCCGGTGCGCCGCCCCGGCCGGGGGCGAGGCCCGCTACTGCATAGCGTGCGGGGAGAAACTGCTGTGA
- a CDS encoding trypco2 family protein translates to MSDTEPVGLAEAIGTVRAELARAQAEGAASDWRFSVEQVSLEFAVQFHRSGEGGAGLRLGVVEARLGGTVSHDSTHRIQVDLKPLPGPTGHHHEVGR, encoded by the coding sequence ATGAGCGATACCGAACCGGTCGGCCTCGCCGAGGCCATCGGCACGGTCCGCGCGGAACTGGCCCGAGCCCAGGCCGAGGGCGCGGCGAGCGACTGGCGGTTCAGCGTGGAGCAGGTCAGCCTGGAGTTCGCGGTCCAGTTCCACCGCTCCGGCGAGGGCGGCGCGGGCCTCCGCCTCGGCGTCGTCGAGGCCCGCCTCGGCGGCACCGTCAGCCACGACTCCACCCACCGCATCCAGGTGGACCTCAAACCCCTCCCGGGCCCGACGGGCCACCACCACGAGGTGGGCCGCTGA
- a CDS encoding S1 family peptidase, with product MGELRADWRLRLRRGSARGPICGAGVLVDQNTVLTCAHVVRHPDAVMWVEFAENSELEPVSARVLPGGWLAGSDVGGGRVGQAVGEPVGDVVGEDVAVLRLDSPRPQARPARLETRLWGGMEVSATGYAEGFDDGMSLWGRIGGVSGERVQLDAVTKAEVVRRGFSGAAVCTRPEEGRAARVVGLVVSWRGDMGELLPENNRLAFSYLIPVARIAELSPVIAELCGPHAWDHDFEERLTRWFGDECADEEPVKVTVVPPGSGKERSLRHLVHRADLVYRGGGSSRPDLADHALGHIAFPPGRYLAYWDWLLGTRPPPGRPPALVGGRRVTVVVDGLDEEPEPGALIALLARLRSLGFRLLLVFRQEGGTGWTAARDDLLAPALLDHADALLARLERAEFSRAVRHGVVDSASLGSLTETAERRRGERRSIDAAGGTGGSGSGSGSGGSGGFGEGGGFDGGRGFDGGGGVGRAGGTQRDRVGRGAHGFGGAGGGMDPQQRLARLRELIRTLRADLRRIGERAGGERPVAEQAPGGEPPGERASGGWSAGGRPTGKRASGGRADGARPSGERAAGGWPTGDRVSGDRPSGDWPSGGLT from the coding sequence ATGGGGGAATTGCGTGCGGACTGGAGACTCCGGCTGCGGCGCGGGAGTGCGCGGGGCCCCATCTGCGGCGCCGGGGTGCTCGTCGATCAGAACACCGTGTTGACCTGCGCCCATGTGGTGCGGCACCCGGATGCCGTGATGTGGGTGGAGTTCGCGGAGAACAGCGAGCTCGAACCGGTCTCCGCGCGCGTCCTGCCCGGCGGTTGGCTCGCGGGGAGCGACGTCGGCGGAGGGCGCGTAGGCCAGGCGGTCGGCGAGCCGGTCGGCGACGTGGTCGGCGAGGATGTCGCCGTACTGCGGCTGGACAGCCCCCGGCCTCAGGCGCGGCCCGCCCGGCTGGAGACCCGGCTGTGGGGCGGGATGGAGGTGTCCGCCACCGGGTACGCGGAGGGCTTCGACGACGGGATGAGCCTGTGGGGGCGTATCGGTGGGGTCAGCGGTGAGCGGGTGCAGCTCGACGCCGTCACCAAGGCCGAGGTGGTGCGCCGGGGGTTCAGCGGGGCCGCCGTGTGCACCCGGCCGGAGGAGGGGCGGGCCGCCCGGGTCGTCGGGCTCGTCGTCAGTTGGCGGGGAGACATGGGCGAGCTGTTGCCCGAGAACAACCGGCTCGCCTTCTCGTATCTGATCCCCGTCGCGCGTATCGCCGAACTGTCGCCCGTGATCGCTGAGTTGTGCGGCCCCCACGCCTGGGACCACGACTTCGAGGAGCGGCTGACACGGTGGTTCGGCGACGAGTGCGCCGACGAGGAGCCGGTGAAGGTCACCGTGGTGCCTCCGGGGAGCGGGAAGGAACGGTCCCTGCGGCATCTCGTGCACCGGGCCGATCTCGTCTACCGGGGTGGTGGGTCCAGTCGGCCCGACCTCGCCGATCACGCGCTGGGACACATCGCCTTTCCGCCCGGACGGTATCTGGCGTACTGGGACTGGCTTCTCGGCACCCGGCCGCCGCCGGGGCGACCACCCGCCCTCGTGGGTGGGCGGCGGGTCACCGTCGTGGTCGACGGGCTCGACGAGGAGCCCGAGCCGGGTGCCTTGATCGCGCTCCTCGCCCGATTACGGTCGCTCGGCTTCCGGCTGCTGCTGGTCTTCCGGCAGGAGGGGGGCACCGGCTGGACGGCCGCCCGCGACGACCTCCTCGCGCCCGCGCTCCTCGACCACGCGGACGCGCTCCTCGCCCGGCTGGAACGGGCGGAGTTCAGCCGCGCGGTCCGGCACGGTGTCGTCGACAGCGCCTCCCTCGGCTCCCTCACCGAGACGGCCGAACGGCGCCGGGGCGAGCGGCGGTCGATCGACGCGGCTGGGGGGACTGGGGGGAGTGGGAGTGGGAGTGGGAGTGGGGGGAGTGGTGGGTTTGGTGAGGGTGGCGGGTTTGACGGGGGTCGTGGGTTTGACGGGGGTGGTGGGGTCGGCAGGGCCGGTGGGACCCAGAGGGATCGTGTAGGCCGCGGGGCTCATGGGTTCGGTGGTGCCGGTGGGGGCATGGACCCGCAGCAACGGCTGGCCCGGCTGCGGGAGTTGATTCGTACCCTCCGCGCGGATCTGCGGCGCATCGGGGAGCGGGCGGGTGGGGAGCGGCCCGTCGCGGAGCAGGCACCTGGAGGGGAGCCTCCCGGAGAGCGGGCATCGGGTGGGTGGTCAGCTGGAGGGCGGCCCACCGGAAAGCGGGCATCTGGCGGGCGCGCGGACGGAGCGCGGCCCAGCGGGGAGCGGGCAGCCGGCGGGTGGCCCACCGGAGACCGGGTGTCCGGTGACCGGCCTTCCGGCGACTGGCCTTCCGGAGGCCTCACATGA
- a CDS encoding tetratricopeptide repeat protein — translation MVCSSAECGITFAPPYTVGPVPVEGYCPACGEPYSYRPELAEGDVLRDQYRIMGPIAHGGQGWVYLAEDTHLGDVVAVKGLLNRYEQDGARLADLERRNLVAIRHPRIVQIRDFVARRDDSGRVTGGYIVMDDVGDGTLDKVVKETRRGESVLDIEHVAAYGCQILEAFVHLHAGGEKGFVYGDMKPSNVVHHGDGVKVIDLGGMREQGQEQPPAHVTPDYMAPETASSPMPTTAHDLHTVGVTLRELAGWAVDEVPGLGTASFREVIDRATRTDPGLRFADAREMAGQLRGALREIRALRGKNDPPEPSDYFRPSPQLLGARLGTVQGIEHWLDRPRRDRYDPPLAPALDLGAPTLTEIARRLPVPRRYPGDPQTTRFEVSSGYDPGRLLDQEEGKPPSVEIRLHNVRVLLGRNSRDDLERAQEELDTADSIPGPSAVRRWRLEWHRALVALRRADLDADPRQVAVAKRHFAAVRLELPGEYAPKLALAYCGERLGDDTAGPTAKELYEAVFARNPAHGGAALGLARLALRAGDRRAALDVLGRVRPGTLDHTVTRIASLRIRAARLPRDSDPLPAPTEVDTALAELSDLVRREPGAGGPSLSEDEALRLSTELHEWKLDALHSRGDRPGPGGAGGGRLDPGSLRRLSAQERELRARIESLYRQLAARHAESSAAHEHLVDLLQAVRPQTVV, via the coding sequence ATGGTCTGCTCGTCCGCCGAGTGCGGCATCACCTTCGCGCCGCCCTACACGGTGGGCCCGGTGCCGGTCGAGGGGTACTGCCCGGCCTGCGGCGAGCCCTACTCGTACCGGCCCGAACTCGCCGAGGGCGACGTGCTGCGCGACCAGTACCGGATCATGGGGCCCATCGCGCACGGCGGCCAGGGCTGGGTGTACCTCGCCGAGGACACGCACCTCGGCGACGTGGTCGCCGTGAAAGGGCTGCTCAACCGGTACGAGCAGGACGGGGCCAGGCTCGCCGACCTCGAACGCCGCAACCTCGTCGCCATCCGCCACCCCCGTATCGTCCAGATCCGCGACTTCGTCGCCCGGCGCGACGACTCCGGGCGGGTCACCGGCGGGTACATCGTCATGGACGACGTCGGCGACGGCACCCTCGACAAGGTCGTCAAGGAGACCCGACGCGGGGAGTCCGTCCTCGACATCGAGCACGTGGCCGCGTACGGCTGCCAGATCCTCGAAGCGTTCGTGCATCTGCACGCCGGTGGTGAGAAGGGCTTCGTGTACGGGGACATGAAGCCCTCGAACGTGGTGCACCACGGCGACGGCGTCAAGGTCATCGACCTCGGCGGCATGCGCGAACAGGGCCAGGAGCAGCCGCCCGCCCATGTCACCCCCGACTACATGGCACCCGAGACGGCGTCCTCGCCCATGCCCACCACCGCCCACGACCTGCACACGGTCGGCGTCACCCTGCGGGAACTCGCCGGCTGGGCCGTCGACGAGGTGCCCGGCCTCGGCACCGCCTCCTTTCGCGAGGTCATCGACCGCGCCACACGCACCGATCCGGGTCTGCGCTTCGCCGATGCCCGCGAGATGGCCGGCCAACTGCGCGGCGCCCTGCGGGAGATCCGCGCCCTGCGCGGCAAGAACGACCCGCCCGAACCCTCCGACTACTTCCGGCCGTCCCCGCAACTGCTCGGCGCCCGGCTCGGCACGGTGCAGGGCATCGAGCACTGGCTCGACCGCCCCCGGCGCGACCGGTACGACCCGCCCCTCGCCCCCGCCCTCGACCTCGGCGCGCCCACCCTCACCGAGATCGCCCGCCGGCTGCCGGTGCCCCGGCGGTACCCGGGCGATCCGCAGACCACACGGTTCGAGGTCAGCAGCGGTTACGACCCCGGCCGGCTCCTCGACCAGGAGGAGGGCAAGCCGCCCTCGGTGGAGATCCGCCTGCACAACGTACGGGTCCTGCTGGGCCGGAACAGCCGGGACGACCTGGAGCGGGCCCAGGAGGAGCTCGACACCGCCGACTCCATCCCCGGGCCGTCCGCCGTCCGCCGGTGGCGGCTGGAGTGGCACCGCGCGCTGGTCGCGCTGCGCCGCGCCGACCTCGACGCAGACCCGCGCCAGGTCGCCGTGGCCAAGCGCCACTTCGCCGCGGTCCGCCTCGAACTGCCCGGCGAGTACGCGCCGAAGCTGGCCCTCGCCTACTGCGGGGAACGGCTCGGCGACGACACGGCGGGGCCGACGGCCAAGGAGCTGTACGAGGCCGTGTTCGCCCGCAACCCCGCGCACGGGGGAGCGGCCCTGGGCCTCGCCCGGCTCGCGCTCCGCGCGGGCGACCGCCGGGCCGCCCTCGACGTCCTCGGCCGGGTCCGTCCCGGCACCCTGGACCACACCGTCACCCGGATCGCCTCCCTGCGCATCCGCGCGGCCAGGCTGCCCCGTGACAGTGATCCGCTGCCCGCGCCCACCGAGGTCGACACGGCCCTGGCCGAACTGAGCGACCTCGTCCGCCGGGAACCGGGCGCCGGCGGGCCGAGCCTGTCCGAGGACGAGGCGCTGCGCCTCAGCACCGAACTGCACGAATGGAAGCTGGACGCGCTCCACAGCCGCGGCGACCGGCCCGGCCCGGGAGGAGCGGGAGGAGGGCGGCTCGATCCCGGCAGCCTGCGGCGGCTGAGCGCGCAGGAGCGGGAGCTGCGTGCACGGATCGAGTCGCTCTATCGCCAACTGGCCGCCCGGCACGCGGAGTCGTCCGCCGCGCACGAACACCTCGTGGACCTCCTCCAGGCGGTACGGCCGCAGACCGTGGTCTGA
- a CDS encoding glucose 1-dehydrogenase, translated as MISDLLADKVVLITGASSGIGAAAAKVFSREGAVVVLAARREDRLAALVSELRDKGAEASYVVGDMSVSADAGRAVDFAVAEYGRLDGAFNNAGIGGDRTPLHLMTDDVYDTIMDVNVRSVWNCLRHEITAMLAHGGGAIVNNSSVAGVVAIPAAAPYIASKHAVVGLTRAAADEYATRGIRVNAVAPGTTRSEITVDWFARNPGLEERVNSLTPQGRTAEPEEIAEAAAWLLSDRCPFLTGAVVPVDGGFVNH; from the coding sequence ATGATCAGTGATCTTTTAGCGGACAAGGTGGTCCTCATCACCGGTGCGAGCAGCGGCATCGGCGCCGCGGCGGCGAAGGTGTTCAGCCGGGAGGGCGCGGTGGTGGTGCTGGCCGCTCGTCGGGAGGACCGACTGGCAGCGCTCGTGAGTGAACTGCGGGACAAGGGGGCCGAGGCGTCGTACGTGGTGGGCGACATGTCGGTGAGCGCCGACGCGGGCCGCGCGGTGGACTTCGCCGTCGCCGAGTACGGGCGACTGGACGGGGCGTTCAACAACGCCGGGATCGGCGGCGACCGCACTCCGCTGCATCTGATGACGGACGACGTGTACGACACCATCATGGACGTCAACGTGCGGAGCGTCTGGAACTGCCTGCGGCACGAGATAACCGCGATGCTGGCGCACGGGGGCGGCGCGATCGTCAACAACAGCAGCGTGGCCGGTGTGGTGGCCATCCCCGCCGCCGCGCCGTACATCGCCTCGAAGCACGCGGTGGTCGGCCTGACCAGGGCGGCCGCGGACGAGTACGCGACGCGGGGCATCAGGGTGAACGCGGTCGCGCCGGGCACCACGCGCAGTGAGATCACCGTGGACTGGTTCGCCCGCAACCCCGGTCTGGAGGAGCGGGTCAACTCGCTGACGCCGCAGGGACGTACCGCCGAGCCGGAGGAGATAGCCGAGGCCGCGGCCTGGCTGCTCAGCGACCGCTGCCCCTTCCTGACGGGCGCTGTAGTGCCGGTCGACGGAGGGTTCGTCAATCACTGA
- a CDS encoding saccharopine dehydrogenase NADP-binding domain-containing protein, whose translation MSAGRTVAVFGASGHTGRFVVAELRARGFVPLLVGRNAEKLLALVAGQPGPEPGQGPQGWVRVASVDEPSSLDRAFAGADAVVNCAGPFAETAAPVIEAALRAGIPYVDVAAEIEANLDTFAEFGAKARAAGVVVVPAMAFFGGLGDLLVTAATEAAGWSAADEAHIAYGLSGWHPTAGTRDAGAVSRQRRGGRRVRYADGRLEYRDDAAPATKWDFPEPMGTRAVIGEFSMADIVTVPSHLPVPEVRTYMTVEAARDLAAPETPAPAAVDAHGRSAQTFVVDVVVRSGDVERRATARGQDIYAVSAPLAVEAVRRVIEGRVKGTGVLSAGAAFDAADFLRALSGHVSVEVE comes from the coding sequence ATGAGTGCGGGGCGTACGGTCGCGGTGTTCGGGGCTTCCGGGCACACCGGGCGGTTCGTGGTGGCGGAGTTGCGGGCGCGGGGGTTCGTGCCGCTGCTCGTCGGGCGGAACGCGGAGAAGCTGCTGGCGCTCGTGGCGGGGCAGCCGGGCCCGGAGCCGGGGCAGGGGCCGCAGGGGTGGGTGCGGGTCGCCTCGGTCGATGAACCGTCCTCGCTGGACCGGGCGTTCGCCGGTGCGGACGCCGTGGTGAACTGCGCCGGGCCCTTCGCGGAGACGGCCGCGCCGGTGATCGAGGCGGCCTTGCGCGCCGGGATTCCCTATGTGGATGTGGCGGCCGAGATCGAGGCCAATCTCGACACGTTCGCGGAGTTCGGGGCGAAGGCGCGGGCGGCGGGGGTCGTCGTGGTGCCCGCCATGGCCTTCTTCGGCGGGCTCGGCGACCTGCTGGTCACCGCCGCGACCGAGGCGGCCGGCTGGTCGGCGGCGGACGAGGCGCACATCGCGTACGGGCTGAGCGGATGGCACCCCACGGCGGGGACACGGGACGCGGGCGCGGTCTCGCGGCAACGCAGGGGCGGGCGACGGGTCCGGTACGCCGACGGACGGCTGGAGTACCGGGACGACGCGGCGCCGGCCACGAAGTGGGACTTCCCCGAGCCGATGGGGACCCGCGCCGTGATCGGGGAGTTCAGCATGGCCGACATCGTCACCGTGCCCAGCCATCTGCCCGTCCCCGAGGTGCGGACGTACATGACGGTCGAGGCCGCGCGTGATCTGGCGGCCCCCGAGACCCCCGCACCGGCCGCCGTCGACGCCCACGGGCGGTCCGCGCAGACCTTCGTCGTCGACGTCGTCGTCCGGTCCGGGGACGTGGAACGGCGGGCCACGGCGCGCGGACAGGACATCTACGCCGTCAGCGCGCCGCTCGCGGTGGAGGCGGTACGGCGGGTGATCGAGGGACGGGTGAAGGGGACCGGGGTCCTCTCGGCCGGGGCGGCGTTCGACGCGGCCGACTTCCTCCGTGCGCTGTCCGGGCACGTCTCGGTGGAGGTGGAGTAG